Below is a window of Dasypus novemcinctus isolate mDasNov1 chromosome 31, mDasNov1.1.hap2, whole genome shotgun sequence DNA.
AGCTTGCATTTTATTTACTCCTGGGTTATCTGTGTGGCTGATTATGAGAAGAGCATGATGTTAACTCCCTGCCAATGATGCTAAGGTGtgcattatgtgtgtgtgtgtatgtgtgaagtGTGTATGGGATGTGATGTGTGATGTGAGCAGTCCTCAGAGCAGTGGTATCTAAGCTCATATATTACAATAGGTGTCTTCTATAGTACAGAGCCTGGAGGCTATTCTAAAAATGCCAATAGGATCTGTTCCATTCCATTTGGTGGGATAGCTTTGCATCCAAATTAATGAATAGTGAGAGGTTCAGAATATGGATGAAGACCTCCCTGAATTTGAAGATTCAGCAGCAACAAGGCTGCCTTGTTCTTAAACTTCCTCTGAAATCATCTCTATTCACTATCCTCTTAATCATTTCCCTGCCACACTGCCCTCCTTGTTCACTCTGAACACtggaaaaaagtcatttttagggTCTTTTTCCTAGAAGTTATCCCACTGGGCACAAATTTCCCCTTACATCCTCATGGCTactgccttcttttcctttagGTGCCTCTTTGAATTTCACATCATATATGGGACTTTTCTGAACACCAAGTGAAAAACAGCtccatcatttcactttttttacctgctttcttttccttaaagcatGTGAAATCATCCCCTTTGTAATATGATTGTGTTTTAATTGCATGTATTCTATATGTGCTGATGGTTGGGACTTTTGAGTTACAGCATTGTAAACTCATTGCCACAACTCTACTTGCCTCTTAGTCACAACTCAATACATAttccacaaatgaatgaatatctcatgaaatCCATAGTGTTCATGAATTCTTGGTAAAGGGCTGAGTTTGGGGGATGGAATTCCTAGTCAGAGGTGGCACTACAAATACCCTAAAGGGATAAGatctatataaataatataatattaaatttatcactgaaataggcaatgtaacatttctgtttggATAGTGCTACTTGCTTTGTGAAACTATCcatgttcctttttgtttcttcttagtcTCATCAGGCACATGGGACCTGGAAATGAAACgcaaatttcagaatttcttctcctgggatttaCAGAAGTTCCAGAAGTGCAACCCCTCCTCTTTGggttgttcctgtccatgtacctggtcaccattTTTGGGAACCTggtcatcatcctggccatcatcatTGACtgtcacctccacacacccatgtacttcttcctctcaatCTTGTCCCTTTGTGATATTGGTTTATCCTCCActactgtcccaaagatgctggtgAACATCCAGGCACAGAGTAGAGTCATAACCTATGCAGGCTgcctcacccagatgtattttttcttgctctttggaGGGTTGGATGACTGCCTCCTGgccgtgatggcctatgaccgctttgtggccatctgccaccccctTCACTATACAGTCTCTATGAAACCCCAGATCTGTGTCCTGATGGCTCTGGGGTCCTGGACCATGAGTGTTATGGAATCCTGTTTACAGAGTTTATTGGTGTCACAACTGTCCTTTTGTTCAAGTGTAGAAATCccaaactttttctgtgaacttcgtCAGATGGTCCAACTTGCCTGTTCTGACACTTTTCTCAATTACTTAGTAATGTATTTAATAGCTGGAGTGCTGGCCGGGGGTCCCCTTGCTGGAATCCTTTTCTCCTACTATAAGATTGTTTCCTCTGTATTTGCAATCTCGTCAGCTCAGgggaaatataaagcattttcaacctgtgcatctcacctctcagtagtctcctt
It encodes the following:
- the LOC131276998 gene encoding olfactory receptor 7A17-like, which produces MGPGNETQISEFLLLGFTEVPEVQPLLFGLFLSMYLVTIFGNLVIILAIIIDCHLHTPMYFFLSILSLCDIGLSSTTVPKMLVNIQAQSRVITYAGCLTQMYFFLLFGGLDDCLLAVMAYDRFVAICHPLHYTVSMKPQICVLMALGSWTMSVMESCLQSLLVSQLSFCSSVEIPNFFCELRQMVQLACSDTFLNYLVMYLIAGVLAGGPLAGILFSYYKIVSSVFAISSAQGKYKAFSTCASHLSVVSLFYFTTIGVYLSPAASNNTHSGAPATVMYTMVTPMLNPFIYSLRNKDIKKTLKKCFGRKVCKVSFVLQQLKGQF